The Paenibacillus sp. FSL W8-0426 region TCCTCAATCCGTCTAACCCTCTGCTTGAGGTCCTCCGTTTTACGTTTGGAGTATCCCTTGGTGTCCGGGGAAGCCAAGTCCTGATCAATCTCCCTGGTCATGACTACCAACGCGCCAGCTTGCTGCAAGTAGTCACGAACATACAGGGCGATGGACAGGTTAATATCTTTCTCGATGACCCCCTGCTTGCTTACGGCCCCTCCATCCGGTCCTCCATGTCCTGCATCAATGGCAATGACTTTGCCGGCCAAAGGCAAGCTCCAGTATCCCGACGTTTTGGCAGAAGGGAGTTCATAAGAGACTACCGCTACAAACATGGCAAGAAGGCACAGACTGAATAAGAGCCGTTTGACCGTGCGTAAACGAATCCACAATACGAAATGTTTACCCACCTTTTTACGCATACAAAAAACCACCTCGTCCCATATAAATGACTCTAATCATCTATATGGGACGAGGTGGACAAATATACCCCTGAGCGCTAGACGCTTACTTGGTCCGTCATTTCTTCGATCAGGATCTTGGCGACCTCAGAACACGTAATTCCAGTGGAGGGCACTCTCCGTTACGGAGCAAACCACGCACTTTTGTGCCAGACAGCGTCAGATGCTGTGATTTGTCGTGCGGGCACGTTTTGCTCGATGCCATGTTGCTGCATTTGGTGCAAAAGAAGCTATGTCAAGAACAATGGCGTAATGCCCAATTCTTCAGCCGTAAAGTTCGAGAAAATCTCTTGTGCTTCATACGTGCCGTAGTAGTCGCCTACACCTTCATGGTCAGTTTCTCGCTGTCCCGCAGCAATTGTTCACGTTCTTCTCCTTGTGCGACACGCTGTACCAGCGTACCTCCATGAGGCAGAATCGTAGTTATCTTGTCAGCTCGCTGTATAGAATATGGTTATTTGTGCAGCCCGCACTCTGTTTTCTCGTTTCCGGACCAGCGGCCCGCACGTGGATCTTCGCCAGGCATGACCTGACGGGTGCAATGTTCGCAGCCGATGCTTGGATAGTTCTGATCATGAAGCGGATTGTAAATGACATTGTTCGCACGGATGTATTCCCAGACATCATCGGAAGTCCAATGGGCAATCGGATTGAATTTCATCAGCCCGAATTTCAAATCGTATTCTACCTTCTTCGCATTGGCGCGTGTAGGTGCCTGGTCCCGTCGAATTCCTGTAATCCATGCATCGTACTGGGACAAAATCCGAGTCAGCGGTTCTACTTTACGGATGTTGCAGCACGCATTCGGGTCAGATTTCCATAACTCATCCCCATGCTGTGCAGCTTGTTCCTCTGGCGTAATTTTAGGGGAAACACGAACAAAGTCAAGATTATACCGCTCTTTCAGTTTATCGCGAGTCTCATACGTTTCCTTAAAGTGAAAATCGGTATCTAAATAAAAAATGTCCGTAGACGGGCTGATCTTTTGCAGCATGTCTACAAGCACAACATCTTCTGCACCGAAGCTGCATGCAAACGTAATGTTCGGAAATGTCTCGATCGCGTAACGAATTATATCCTCGGGACTTGCGTTCTCCAACTCCTCGGCCTTCGTGCGCGCAAGCTCTTCCTTTTCGAACAAATTCATGATTGAATATCCCCCAATCTGCTTTTCAAAAAACATAAAACCGACTAAACAAATATGAATTATACATAGTATAAATCTTTCATTGGCATTGTCAATGCCTGACATTTGGCAAAAATGGCCCTCCAACGCCTGTTAAGGGCTGTTATTTTTATTCACTTCAGCTGCAGCTTTCATCAGTTTTACATTGCCAGCGAAAAAAAGTGCAAACGCAGGTCCTGACTAAAGGGAGCGCATTTCGAACAGCTGCATTCAAAGGCGTTGCTGGAGCAAGGCTTTACGAATTGTTCATCATACATCCTTTCAGACTAAAACGTTCCACGCTTCATATCAGATCGAAATTAAGGGAATAAAATGCAAGCCTGAAATGTCCTGTATTCTGTCGTTATCTCTAAGTAATGCTGATGAAATCCATAAGAAATCCTGATGACTTTCATCCATTATGAATTTAACGGCAGTTAAATCATGGTTGCAGCCCCTTTCCCTTCATCCATTCATTAAATCTGTGCCTTCCTTTGAAAGATAAAAAAAACCTCTGGCCATAGGCCAAAGGCTTTTGTCGTACAAATTAACGTTTGGAGAACTGAGGAGCGCGACGAGCCGCTTTGAGACCGTATTTTTTACGTTCTTTCATGCGTGGGTCACGAGTCAGGAATCCAGCTTTTTTCAGGGATGCACGGTACTCCGGATCTGCTTTCAGCAAAGCACGGGAGATCCCGTGACGGATTGCACCGGCTTGACCGGAGATTCCGCCGCCATGAGCGATAACCAGAACATCGTAGTTGTTCAATGTTTCAGTCAAAGTCAGTGGTTGTTTTACGATCAGTTTAAGAGTTTCCAAACCGAAGTATTCATTGATATCACGTTTATTGATGACAATGCGTCCTTCACCCGGTACGAGACGAACACGAGCTACCGAATGTTTACGACGACCTGTCCCATAGTATTGTACTTGTGCCATGAAACTGTCCTCCTTTTAATTAACCGCGAAGTTCGTAAACTTCTGGTTTTTGTGCTGCATGTGGATGCTCTGTGCCTCTGTACGCTTTGAGTCTCAGCTTCATTTGCTCGCCCATGCGAGTTTTAGGAAGCATGCCGCGAACAGCCAATTCCAACATACGTTCAGGTTTGTTTTTAACCATCTCTTCAGCAGTAGTTACTTTCAAACCACCTGGGTGCATCGAGTGACGGTAGTATTTTTTATCGGACATTTTTTTACCAGTCAATACGATTTTCTCCGCATTGATGATGATAACGAAATCACCAGTATCCACATGTGGAGTGAATTGTGGCTTATGTTTGCCGCGGATCAATGCAGCTGCTTCGCTTGCCAGGCGTCCGAGCGTTTTGCCTTCAGCATCAATGATGTGCCATTTGCGCTCAACTTCGTTTGGCTTCGCCATGTACGTGGTACGCATGAATAGTTCCTCCTTAATTGTTTCCAATCATCATTTTCATTTATCTTCGTTCGTTAAGTTATAACTTTAGGTGTTGATGGATAGTTGTTCATTGTGCAGCTCTTAATTGGGGCTGTGGGAAAGCCATTAAGAAAACACAACTTTTATATTACAGGATAAGGGACAAAATCGCAAGTATAAATTGCAGTTTCGTAAACCAAATTTATTCTTTCTTGTATTCCAGATCCCATAACATCAAACCGTGGCTTACCGCAGTAGGACCTGCAGCAGCACGATCGCACGCAGCAATCATCTTTGGCACATCAGAGGCTTTCCGCTTGCCCTCTCCGATCTGCAGCAGCGTGCCCACCATGATTCGGACCATATGCTGCAAAAAACCGTTACCGGTCACATAAATGTGAATCACACCTTGATCACGCGGGTTATCTCTGCACATGGAACGATCCACCTCAAGCCAGGCGTCGTATATGGAACGGACATGGTTATCCTTCTGCGAGTGCCTCGAAGCGAAGGTCGTAAAATCATACGTCCCTATAAAATGACGCAACCCTTCCTGCATGGCCGCGATATCCAGCTTTGCATGGTGATGGTATTGCAGTCTCCTGTTGAACACATCCGCGAATTGGTTCGCATTGATGGTATAGCGGTACGTTTTTCTTTTCGCCTCATATCGGGAGTGAAAATCAAGCGGCACCTCGATCGCATCGATCACGACAATGTCGGAAGGCAAACGGGAGTTTAACGCTACGCACCATCGTTCCACCGGAATTTGGGAAGACGTGTGGAAATTGAAAATTTGCCTGCGGGCGTGAACGCCTGCATCGGTCCTGCCGGAGCCTGTAATCTTGACCTTTTCTCCGGTTAGCTCAAAGATGGCCTTTTCAATATAATCCTGGATCGTATTCCCGTCCGGCTGCGACTGGAAGCCGTAATAAGCCGTACCGTCATAGGTCAACGTCATACACAAGTTGCGCATCATTACCTCACCTTTGTTCCATACTAAGCCTGTTCCTGTCCCGAACAGCAAAAGAAGCCCCTTTCGGAGCTTCAATTACAGCGCGGAATCCGAAATGAAGAGAAAAAAAGGGATGATCCAAAATCCTCAGATTCTGTCCCCTTTCTTATCCCATCTGTTTTTACGCGCGGTCTACCAGTTCCAGGTAAACCATAGGAGCTGCGTCACCACGACGAGGTCCCAGTTTCAGGATACGAGTGTATCCGCCTGGACGCTCAGCGTAACGAGTGGACAGTTCGCTAAACAGTTTTTGGATTGCATCTTGCTCTCCATCGATTGTTTCGCGACGAACGTAAGCTGCCACTTGACGGCGGGCATGAAGATCACCTTGCTTCGCTTTCGTGATCAGTTTTTCAGCAATAGAGCGAACCTCTTTTGCTTTAGCCTCAGTTGTCTGAATGCGTTCGTACAAGAACAGGTCGGTTACCAGATCGCGGAACAAAGCTTTACGCGCGCTGGAGTTACGGCCCAACTTTTGGTATGCCATTGTTTTCCCTCCTCCACACAAGCACTCGGCTGGTTATTCTTCTGTACGAAGTCCCAGTCCCAATTCCTCGAGCTTCTCTTGAACTTCTTCCAAAGACTTGCGACCCAGGTTGCGCACCTTCATCATGTCTTCTTCCGTTTTCGTGGTCAGCTCTTGTACCGTGTTGATGCCGGCACGTTTGAGGCAATTGTAGGAACGAACAGAGAGATCCAACTCTTCGATCGTCATTTCGAGCACTTTTTCTTTTTTGTCTTCTTCTTTTTCAACCATGATCTCTGCGTCTTTCGCTTCGTCTGTAAGACCTACGAAGAGCATCAGATGCTCGGTCAAAATTTTAGCGCCAAGGCTTACTGCCTCTTCCGGACGAATACTTCCGTCAGTCCAAACTTCCAACGTGAGCTTGTCATAGTTGGTTACCTGGCCGACACGCGTATTTTCCACGGCATAATTGACGCGACTGATCGGGGTAAAGATCGAATCGACAGGGATGACGCCGATCGGCTGGTCATCGCGTTTGTTCCGATCTGCCTGGACGTAGCCGCGACCGCGATTGGCAAAAATACGCATATGAAGTCTCGAACCTGGTCCAAGCGTAGCGATATGCAGATCCGGGTTAAGGATCTCCACGTCGGAATCCGCACGAATGTCTCCTGCCGTTACAACTCCTTCGCCTTCAGCATCAATCTCGAGCACTTTCTCCTCGTCCGAATGAATCTTCAGCGACAAAGCTTTCAGGTTCAGGATAATTTCCGTCACATCTTCCATTACGCCAGGAACTGTAGCAAATTCATGTAGAACGCCATCGATTTGAACCGAAGACACTGCCGCACCCGGCAGCGAGGAGAGCAAAATACGGCGAAGCGAGTTGCCCAGCGTCGTACCGTACCCGCGCTCCAGCGGTTCTACTACGAATTTCCCATAGGTGCCATCATCGTTGACGTTTACCGTCTCAATTTTCGGCTTTTCGATTTCAATCACTGCAATACCCCTCCTTCAAAACGTCGGTCCTCTATGAAACATTTACCTTCTCTTGCGAAAACATGTAGTAGTATGCCTAAACAACCATTATTAGCAGATTGCACGGTTTTTATACCACACGCAGGGGCAAATCTCATTAGACACGACGACGTTTTGGAGGACGGCATCCGTTATGCGGGACTGGAGTCACGTCTTTGATCAGGTTAACTTCAAGACCAGCGGCTTGCAAAGAGCGGATCGCAGCTTCACGGCCAGCGCCTGGTCCTTTAACCATAACCTCAACGGCTTTCATACCATGTTCCATTGCAGCTTTGGCAGCAGTCTCAGCAGCCATTTGTGCAGCAAACGGAGTCGATTTACGGGAACCTCTGAATCCGAGGCCGCCGGAACTTGCCCACGAAATTGCGTTTCCGTGAGGATCCGTAATGGTAACGATGGTGTTATTGAACGTGGAGCGGATATGTGCCACGCCAGATTCAATATTTTTACGGTCACGACGTTTAGTACGTACGACTTTTTTCGGTTTAGCCATTTTCTCTTATCCCCCCTTATTATTTCTTCTTGTTCGCTACAGTACGACGAGGACCTTTACGAGTACGGGCATTCGTTTTCGTACGTTGTCCGCGAACAGGCAGACCACGACGATGACGAACTCCACGGTAACATCCGATCTCCGTCAAACGTTTAATATTCAAAGAGATTTCACGACGCAGGTCACCTTCTACTTTGACCTCTTTGTCGATACTTTCACGCAATTTGCTGACTTCATCTTCCGTCAAATCACGAACACGAGTGTCCGGATTGATGCCTGTAGAGCTCAGAATTTTCTGGGAAGTCGTTTTACCGATTCCGAAAATATAAGTCAAGGCGATCTCAACGCGCTTATCACGTGGCAAATCCACACCAGCTATACGTGCCATTTTACGCTACACCCCCTTCATTAACCTTGTTTTTGTTTGTGTTTCGGATTTTCACAGATAACCATTACATTCCCTTTGCGGCGAATGACTTTGCATTTTTCGCAAATCGGTTTGACCGAAGGTCTTACCTTCATGTGAATTACCTCCTCAAAGTTTTGCTTAGCAAAACTCTCTTCGTAAGCATTGACCTGGTTTTACCATTGTAAAACCGGCTTCGAAGCTTTCGCAAGTTTTGCCGGGCAAAACCCGCTCATAAGCTTCACAGTTCATTGCAACTGTCTACAACTATTTACGGTAAGTTATGCGACCTTTTGTCAAGTCATAAGGCGATAACTGTACAACCACTTTGTCTCCAGTCAGGATCCGGATGAAGTGCATCCGCAACTTGCCGGAAACGTGAGCGAGAATTTGGTGACCATTCTCAAGCTCAACCTTGAACGTCGCGTTCGGAAGCGGTTCAAGGACGGTACCTTCCACTTCAATGACATCTTCCTTGGCCATAATTCAGTCTCCTTTCTCTTCAGCTTGAATGTTGGTGGATTCCAGAAACGAATGCACCGCATAGCGCAGCTTTCCGTTCGTCACCCGCCCACTCTCGTTTAAACTGTTTACGACCTCGCTGCTAATCATCGGCTGGAGCTCCAGATGAAGAATATTTTTCTTCTTGGGCTGATCAAACTTACGTTTGTCTCCATCCGCAATATATACGAACCTGCTGTCCGCGATAGCAACAATTACTGCGGCTTGGTCCGCATTGCGGCCTTTACGGATCTTCACAAGTTGACCGAGCTGCGGAGTAGAGGTATTGTTCATGCCTTATCACCTACGCATTCAGTTTTGTGAAAATTTCCATGCCATCGGGCGTAACTGCCACGGTGTGTTCAAAGTGGGCGCATAATGAGCCATCTACTGTGACGACGGTCCAATTATCCTCCAATGTTCTCACATACCGTTTGCCTGCGTTAACCATCGGCTCAATGGCCAGCACCATGCCCGCTTTGAGCCGTGGTCCCCGATCAGGGAGACCGTAGTTCGGAATATCAGGATCTTCGTGCAGCTCCGCGCCTATGCCGTGACCGGTATATTCGCGAACGACTGAAAAGCCTGCATCCTCGATATATTTTTGAATCGCATGAGATATTGTAAACAAGCGAACGTCCGGTTTAACCAGCGCCAGACCTGCGTATAACGAAGCCTCGGTAACGTCCAGAAGACGCTCGGCTTCTTCGGAAATACGGCCGACTGGATAAGTCCAGGCAGAATCTCCATGATACCCCTGGTACTGCGCGCCAATGTCAAACGTAACGATATCGCCTTCGTTCAACTTGCGTTTGCCGGGAAATCCATGCACCAACTCTTCATTGACTGAAGCGCACACACTGGCAGGAAAACCGTTATAACCTTTGAAAGACGGCACAGCTCCTTGACTACGGATATATTGATCGGCCATATGGTCAAGTTCACCAGTCGTAATTCCGGGAGCGATATGCTCTGCCAGGAGCCGATGCGTTTCCGCAACAATCCTCCCTGCTTCCCTCATCAAGCCCAGTTCCGTTTCTGACTTACCAATGATCATTCAATTAACCCCGCAACAAGGACACGATTTCTTGAGAAACCTGTTCGATCTCTTGCTCTCCGTCAATTTGGCGAAGGAGATCCTTGTTCTCATAGAACGTGAGGAGTGGTGCTGTTTTGTTGATATATTCGTCAAGGCGTGTGCCTACGCTCTCCTCGTTATCATCCGAGCGTTGGTATAACTCGCCTCCGCATTTATCACAAATACCTTCCTGCTTAGGCGGATTAAACACGACATGATAGGTAGCTCCGCAATTTTTGCAAATCCGGCGTCCGGTAAGACGAGCCAGCAGCTTGTTGCGGTCTACTTTCAGATTGATGACATGATCCAGACCAGAGTTCAAACGTTCCAGAATGCCATCCAGCGCTTCTGCTTGGGAAAGGGTTCTTGGAAATCCATCCAAGAGAAAACCTTCCTTGCAATCAGGCTGCTGCAAACGTTCTTCAACGATGCCGATGGTCACATCATCCGGTACGAGCAAACCTTGATCCATGTATTCCTTGGCTTTCAGGCCAATGGGAGTTCCCTGTTTAATCGCGAGGCGAAATGCATCGCCTGTTGAGATATGGGGAATACCGAACTCTTTCACGATGACGTCTGCTTGCGTTCCTTTTCCTGCCCCCGGAGGGCCCATGAATAGGATGTTCACGTTATGTCACTCCCTCCAAGACTACCCTACATCAACAAACAGCACAATAGGTGCCGGGCAAGTAAATGTTAGCTTGACCGGTACCTATTGCCTATTTATTGATAAAACCTTTGTAGTGGCGTTTGATCAATTGGCTTTCGATTTGCTTCATCGTATCCAGCGCAACACCGACAACGATCAGGAGGGAAGTTCCTCCAATTTGCGCGGATTGAGGCAAACCAGAAAGTGCGCCCAAGATTACAGGCAGTACGGAAATGACAGCCAAGAAGATGGCTCCGGCCATTGTCAAACGAGTCATGACGCGGGTCAAATATTTCTCAGTTGCTTTCCCCGGGCGAATGCCTGGGATGTAACCGCCGTTCTTTTTCATGTTATCAGCCATCTGCTGCGGATTCATCTGTACGAAAGTATAGAAGAAGGTGAAACCAAAGATCATGACAACATACAATACCATACCGAGTGGTTTGTGCGTTGTCAGGTTGGCTCCGATCCATTGTGCCCAAGCACGGTCAGCCCAGAAGTTTGCGATGATCGTAGGGAACATCAGCAGTGACGAAGCAAAGATGACAGGAATTACACCAGCTGCATTAATCTTCAGCGGAATGTGAGTATTCTGTCCACCGTACATTTTGTTGCCTACAACACGTTTGGCATATTGAACCGGAATTTTCCGAATCGCCTGCTGAATGTAAATGACCCCCATGATAATCAATACAATCACGATTGCAATGATTACACCTTTCAGGATGTTCATAAACAATTGATCAGCTTGGATGAAATCGGACTCGATGGTTTGTTTGATAATGTTAGGCGCTGTTGCCAGGATACCTGCAAAGATCAAAATCGAAATCCCGTTTCCGATGCCCTTCTCGGTGATCTGCTCACCAAGCCACATCAGGAATGATGTACCCGCTGTAAGAACAATTGCGATCAGGATATAATCTGCAAAGGTTGCATTCGGTATCATTTGAGTATTGTACAAGCGATTGAATCCGATCGAAGTACCAAACGCTTGAATCAATGCCAAAGCTACCGTTAGGTAACGCGTAAGCTGTGCCGATTTTTTCTTACCCTGCTCGCCCTGCTTAGCCCATTCTGTCAATTTAGGAATGACGTCCATGGACAGCAGCTGCACGATAATCGATGCTGTAATGTAAGGTACGATCCCGAGTGCAAAAATCGAGAACTGGAACAGCGCTCCACCCGAGAACGTATTAAGCAGCCCAAAAATTTCCTTACCTGCAGAGTTTGTTGCTTCAAAAACTGCTTTGTCAACTCCCGGTACAGGAACGAACGATCCGATGCGATAAATGATCAGGACAAAAAGGGTAAATAATACCCTTTTGCGCAGATCTTCAACCCGCCAGATATTCTTTAGGGTCTTGAACATTAAATCACCTCGGTTTTACCGCCGGCAGCTTCAATTTTCTCCACCGCAGATTGAGAAAACTTGTTAGCTTTAACAGTCAACTGTACAGTGACTTCGCCGTTACCCAGAATTTTGATGCCAGACTTAGCGTTTTTAACAACGCCGTTTGTCAGCAGCAATTCTGGAGTTACTTCAGTACCCGCAGCAAAACTGTTCAGGTCTTCAATATTCACAACCGCATATTCTTTGCGAGTTGGGTTTACGAAACCGCGTTTTGGCAAGCGACGATACAATGGATTTTGTCCACCTTCGAAGCCCGGACGCACACCACCGCCGGAACGAGCGTTTTGTCCTTTGTGACCGCGACCTGATGTTTTACCCGTACCGCTACTTGGACCGCGACCTACGCGTTTGCGCTCTTTGCGGGATCCAGGAGCTGGGGAAAGCTCATGTAACTTCATCGTTCGTTGCACCTCCTTAAAGATTTGTGGGATTTACCCGTCTTAAGCCTCGATTTCTTTAACAGAAACCAGGTGGCTTACTTTGTTGATCATACCACGAATGGCAGGATTGTCGTTTTGAACCACTTTGCTGTTGATTTTGCGCAAGCCCAATGTTTTCACAGTTGTTCTTTGCGTCTCCGGACGTCCGATCAAGCTGCGGACGAGGGTAATTTCCAATTTAGCCATGAGATTCCCCTCCTTAACCCAGAAGCTCTTCGACGGATTTGCCGCGCAGTTTTGCAACATCTTCAGCACGTTTCAAACGGGACAAACCTTCCAAAGTCGCATTGACCATGTTCATGGAATTCGAAGAACCCAGAGATTTTGTCAAAATGTCGCCCACACCAGCCAGCTCGAGAACCGCACGAACCGGACCGCCGGCGATAACTCCAGTACCTTCAGCAGCTGGTTTCAACAGAACGCGTCCTGCACCGAATTTACCAGTTACCAAGTGAGGAATCGAAGTTCCTACGAGTGGTACGTGGATCAGATTTTTCTTAGCATCTTCGATACCTTTGCGAATCGCGTCAGGTACTTCGCCTGCTTTACCGATACCAGCTCCAACCCAGCCATTGCCGTCACCGACAACAACCAGTGCGCTGAAGCTGAAACGACGTCCGCCTTTTACTACTTTAGCTACGCGATTAATATTTACAACTCTTTCAGTCAGTTCCAAAGTATTCGGATCTACACGCAACAAGTCGTTAACCTCCTTTTGAAAAATATCTTAAAACTCAAGTCCTGCTTCACGAGCCGCTTCAGCCAATGCTGCGATGCGACCATGGTACAGATAACCGCTACGGTCAAATACGATGTTCGATACACCTTTGTCTTTCGCACGTTTAGCGACGAGTTCGCCAACTTTACGAGCAGACTCAACAGATGCGCCGTTTTTGATGTCGCTGCTCAGTTCTTTGTCTACAGTAGACGCGGAAGCGATCGTTACACCAGCTACGTCATCGATGATTTGAGCGTAAATATGTTTACCAGAACGGAAAACGTTCAAACGAGGACGCGCTGCCGTTCCTTGGATTTTCTTACGAACGCGCAGATGTCTTTTCAGACGTGCCTTGTTTTTATCCTGTTTCGTAATCATCTCTGGATTTCACTCCTTTCAGGTTACCTCGCAGGCTTCAGAGATGAAGCCACGGGGTATATTAGATACACGAGAAGCAAGCAAACC contains the following coding sequences:
- the cwlD gene encoding N-acetylmuramoyl-L-alanine amidase CwlD, with translation MRKKVGKHFVLWIRLRTVKRLLFSLCLLAMFVAVVSYELPSAKTSGYWSLPLAGKVIAIDAGHGGPDGGAVSKQGVIEKDINLSIALYVRDYLQQAGALVVMTREIDQDLASPDTKGYSKRKTEDLKQRVRRIEDKQADLFISIHMNSVPSNRWSGAQVFYTPNHPDNEALANLLQSEIIRNLENTDRIAKTVNTVYLLQALKIPSALVEVGFLSHPEEARLLADENYQRKVAASIYNGILRYSSGERPKR
- a CDS encoding phosphoadenylyl-sulfate reductase, with the translated sequence MNLFEKEELARTKAEELENASPEDIIRYAIETFPNITFACSFGAEDVVLVDMLQKISPSTDIFYLDTDFHFKETYETRDKLKERYNLDFVRVSPKITPEEQAAQHGDELWKSDPNACCNIRKVEPLTRILSQYDAWITGIRRDQAPTRANAKKVEYDLKFGLMKFNPIAHWTSDDVWEYIRANNVIYNPLHDQNYPSIGCEHCTRQVMPGEDPRAGRWSGNEKTECGLHK
- the rpsI gene encoding 30S ribosomal protein S9; protein product: MAQVQYYGTGRRKHSVARVRLVPGEGRIVINKRDINEYFGLETLKLIVKQPLTLTETLNNYDVLVIAHGGGISGQAGAIRHGISRALLKADPEYRASLKKAGFLTRDPRMKERKKYGLKAARRAPQFSKR
- the rplM gene encoding 50S ribosomal protein L13; the encoded protein is MRTTYMAKPNEVERKWHIIDAEGKTLGRLASEAAALIRGKHKPQFTPHVDTGDFVIIINAEKIVLTGKKMSDKKYYRHSMHPGGLKVTTAEEMVKNKPERMLELAVRGMLPKTRMGEQMKLRLKAYRGTEHPHAAQKPEVYELRG
- the truA gene encoding tRNA pseudouridine(38-40) synthase TruA, with protein sequence MRNLCMTLTYDGTAYYGFQSQPDGNTIQDYIEKAIFELTGEKVKITGSGRTDAGVHARRQIFNFHTSSQIPVERWCVALNSRLPSDIVVIDAIEVPLDFHSRYEAKRKTYRYTINANQFADVFNRRLQYHHHAKLDIAAMQEGLRHFIGTYDFTTFASRHSQKDNHVRSIYDAWLEVDRSMCRDNPRDQGVIHIYVTGNGFLQHMVRIMVGTLLQIGEGKRKASDVPKMIAACDRAAAGPTAVSHGLMLWDLEYKKE
- the rplQ gene encoding 50S ribosomal protein L17 encodes the protein MAYQKLGRNSSARKALFRDLVTDLFLYERIQTTEAKAKEVRSIAEKLITKAKQGDLHARRQVAAYVRRETIDGEQDAIQKLFSELSTRYAERPGGYTRILKLGPRRGDAAPMVYLELVDRA
- a CDS encoding DNA-directed RNA polymerase subunit alpha, whose product is MIEIEKPKIETVNVNDDGTYGKFVVEPLERGYGTTLGNSLRRILLSSLPGAAVSSVQIDGVLHEFATVPGVMEDVTEIILNLKALSLKIHSDEEKVLEIDAEGEGVVTAGDIRADSDVEILNPDLHIATLGPGSRLHMRIFANRGRGYVQADRNKRDDQPIGVIPVDSIFTPISRVNYAVENTRVGQVTNYDKLTLEVWTDGSIRPEEAVSLGAKILTEHLMLFVGLTDEAKDAEIMVEKEEDKKEKVLEMTIEELDLSVRSYNCLKRAGINTVQELTTKTEEDMMKVRNLGRKSLEEVQEKLEELGLGLRTEE
- the rpsK gene encoding 30S ribosomal protein S11 encodes the protein MAKPKKVVRTKRRDRKNIESGVAHIRSTFNNTIVTITDPHGNAISWASSGGLGFRGSRKSTPFAAQMAAETAAKAAMEHGMKAVEVMVKGPGAGREAAIRSLQAAGLEVNLIKDVTPVPHNGCRPPKRRRV
- the rpsM gene encoding 30S ribosomal protein S13; this translates as MARIAGVDLPRDKRVEIALTYIFGIGKTTSQKILSSTGINPDTRVRDLTEDEVSKLRESIDKEVKVEGDLRREISLNIKRLTEIGCYRGVRHRRGLPVRGQRTKTNARTRKGPRRTVANKKK
- the rpmJ gene encoding 50S ribosomal protein L36 yields the protein MKVRPSVKPICEKCKVIRRKGNVMVICENPKHKQKQG
- the infA gene encoding translation initiation factor IF-1 — translated: MAKEDVIEVEGTVLEPLPNATFKVELENGHQILAHVSGKLRMHFIRILTGDKVVVQLSPYDLTKGRITYRK
- a CDS encoding KOW domain-containing RNA-binding protein, with the protein product MNNTSTPQLGQLVKIRKGRNADQAAVIVAIADSRFVYIADGDKRKFDQPKKKNILHLELQPMISSEVVNSLNESGRVTNGKLRYAVHSFLESTNIQAEEKGD
- the map gene encoding type I methionyl aminopeptidase gives rise to the protein MIIGKSETELGLMREAGRIVAETHRLLAEHIAPGITTGELDHMADQYIRSQGAVPSFKGYNGFPASVCASVNEELVHGFPGKRKLNEGDIVTFDIGAQYQGYHGDSAWTYPVGRISEEAERLLDVTEASLYAGLALVKPDVRLFTISHAIQKYIEDAGFSVVREYTGHGIGAELHEDPDIPNYGLPDRGPRLKAGMVLAIEPMVNAGKRYVRTLEDNWTVVTVDGSLCAHFEHTVAVTPDGMEIFTKLNA
- a CDS encoding adenylate kinase codes for the protein MNILFMGPPGAGKGTQADVIVKEFGIPHISTGDAFRLAIKQGTPIGLKAKEYMDQGLLVPDDVTIGIVEERLQQPDCKEGFLLDGFPRTLSQAEALDGILERLNSGLDHVINLKVDRNKLLARLTGRRICKNCGATYHVVFNPPKQEGICDKCGGELYQRSDDNEESVGTRLDEYINKTAPLLTFYENKDLLRQIDGEQEIEQVSQEIVSLLRG
- the secY gene encoding preprotein translocase subunit SecY; the protein is MFKTLKNIWRVEDLRKRVLFTLFVLIIYRIGSFVPVPGVDKAVFEATNSAGKEIFGLLNTFSGGALFQFSIFALGIVPYITASIIVQLLSMDVIPKLTEWAKQGEQGKKKSAQLTRYLTVALALIQAFGTSIGFNRLYNTQMIPNATFADYILIAIVLTAGTSFLMWLGEQITEKGIGNGISILIFAGILATAPNIIKQTIESDFIQADQLFMNILKGVIIAIVIVLIIMGVIYIQQAIRKIPVQYAKRVVGNKMYGGQNTHIPLKINAAGVIPVIFASSLLMFPTIIANFWADRAWAQWIGANLTTHKPLGMVLYVVMIFGFTFFYTFVQMNPQQMADNMKKNGGYIPGIRPGKATEKYLTRVMTRLTMAGAIFLAVISVLPVILGALSGLPQSAQIGGTSLLIVVGVALDTMKQIESQLIKRHYKGFINK
- the rplO gene encoding 50S ribosomal protein L15 produces the protein MKLHELSPAPGSRKERKRVGRGPSSGTGKTSGRGHKGQNARSGGGVRPGFEGGQNPLYRRLPKRGFVNPTRKEYAVVNIEDLNSFAAGTEVTPELLLTNGVVKNAKSGIKILGNGEVTVQLTVKANKFSQSAVEKIEAAGGKTEVI
- the rpmD gene encoding 50S ribosomal protein L30 yields the protein MAKLEITLVRSLIGRPETQRTTVKTLGLRKINSKVVQNDNPAIRGMINKVSHLVSVKEIEA